Proteins from one Pseudarthrobacter sp. BIM B-2242 genomic window:
- a CDS encoding aldo/keto reductase, translating into MKPSPRLSLNNGVLIDQLGYGLYKVPAHDASSLVAIALGTGYRHLDTAAMYGNESGVAKALGAAIDADGGSGGSGEASPGLRREDVFVTTKVWNDDHGYDATLRAFDTSMINLGLDYVDMYLIHWPCARRGLFAETYRAMETLYREGKVRAIGVCNFQPVHLDRLLESAEVVPAVNQIELHPWLQQAELREKHHSLGILTEAWSPLGRGQVLADPVVLALAAEHRRTAAQIILRWHIQLGNIAIPKASSEARIRENLDVFGFALSDRDMAALAELDRGQRTGSHPDNVN; encoded by the coding sequence ATGAAACCCTCTCCCCGCCTCAGTCTCAACAACGGCGTGCTGATCGACCAGTTGGGTTACGGGCTCTACAAGGTTCCGGCCCACGACGCGTCATCGCTGGTGGCCATTGCCCTGGGCACCGGCTACCGCCATCTCGACACCGCCGCGATGTACGGCAACGAAAGCGGTGTGGCGAAAGCACTGGGCGCGGCGATTGATGCCGACGGCGGCAGCGGAGGTTCCGGGGAAGCCTCGCCGGGGCTCCGGCGTGAGGACGTCTTTGTCACCACCAAGGTCTGGAACGATGACCACGGGTACGACGCCACGCTCCGGGCCTTTGACACCTCCATGATCAACCTGGGCCTGGATTACGTGGACATGTACCTGATCCATTGGCCCTGCGCCCGGCGGGGTCTTTTCGCCGAGACGTACAGGGCCATGGAAACGCTTTACCGTGAAGGGAAGGTCCGGGCCATCGGGGTCTGCAACTTCCAGCCGGTGCACCTGGACCGGCTGCTCGAGAGCGCTGAAGTGGTGCCGGCGGTAAACCAGATTGAACTGCACCCCTGGCTGCAGCAGGCGGAACTCAGGGAAAAGCACCACAGCCTGGGGATCCTGACGGAAGCCTGGAGCCCGCTGGGCCGCGGGCAGGTGCTGGCAGATCCCGTGGTGCTGGCCCTGGCGGCTGAACACCGCAGGACAGCTGCCCAGATCATCCTTCGATGGCACATCCAGCTCGGGAACATCGCCATCCCCAAAGCAAGCTCCGAGGCCCGGATCCGGGAAAACCTGGACGTCTTCGGCTTTGCCCTGTCAGACCGCGACATGGCAGCTTTGGCTGAACTTGACCGCGGGCAGCGCACCGGCTCCCACCCTGACAACGTCAACTAG
- a CDS encoding sugar-binding transcriptional regulator, whose translation MTLSRHSDALRAAQMYYLQDLTMDAIARELRTSRSTVSRLLSAARDTGLVQIQIRNPLDTGPELESIIRREYNVDVHVVPVLESLNEAETLDRVALQAARTIGPLVDSNAIIGVAWGSTLSAVSRHLTRKITHDTVVVQLNGAGNMHTTGITYASDIMRRFGSAYGARVEQFPVPAFFDHAATKTAMWNERSVQRILALQARMSIAIFGVGSVEADYPSHVYAGGYLDENDLRMLASSDVVGDVATVFFRRDGSSHGIVLNERSTGPALSELRQVRRRICVVSGASKINGLRGALSAGLATDLILDEATARRLVGFGGVLSSNG comes from the coding sequence ATGACGCTCTCACGCCACTCGGATGCGCTCCGGGCTGCACAGATGTATTACCTGCAGGACCTGACCATGGATGCGATCGCCAGGGAGCTCCGAACGTCCCGGTCCACTGTTTCCAGGCTCCTTTCCGCCGCCCGCGACACAGGCCTTGTCCAGATCCAGATCCGCAACCCCCTGGACACGGGCCCCGAGCTGGAGAGCATCATCCGCAGGGAGTACAACGTGGACGTCCACGTTGTCCCGGTGCTTGAATCCCTCAACGAGGCCGAAACCCTGGACCGGGTGGCCCTGCAGGCCGCGCGCACCATCGGCCCGCTCGTCGACTCCAACGCGATCATCGGCGTCGCCTGGGGGTCCACGCTTAGCGCCGTCAGCAGGCACCTGACACGGAAGATCACCCATGACACGGTGGTGGTCCAGCTGAACGGAGCCGGAAACATGCACACCACTGGCATTACATACGCCAGCGACATCATGCGCCGCTTTGGCAGTGCCTATGGCGCCCGGGTGGAACAGTTCCCCGTGCCGGCTTTTTTTGACCACGCCGCCACCAAGACCGCCATGTGGAATGAGCGCAGCGTGCAGCGCATCCTTGCCCTGCAGGCCCGGATGAGCATCGCCATTTTCGGGGTTGGTTCCGTTGAAGCCGACTACCCCAGCCACGTATACGCCGGCGGCTACCTGGACGAAAACGACCTTCGGATGCTGGCCAGTTCGGATGTGGTGGGCGATGTTGCCACCGTGTTCTTCCGGCGCGACGGATCCTCCCACGGCATTGTGCTCAACGAACGCTCAACAGGACCGGCACTCTCGGAGCTGCGGCAGGTCCGGCGCCGGATCTGCGTTGTGTCCGGGGCATCGAAGATCAACGGGCTCCGTGGTGCACTCTCCGCAGGCCTCGCCACGGACCTGATCCTGGACGAAGCCACAGCGCGCCGACTGGTGGGTTTCGGCGGGGTCTTGTCATCGAATGGGTAA
- a CDS encoding alpha/beta fold hydrolase → MKTTAHRPSDAPSYFSAGLAARTRAAEIELNGSTVAYWTYEPVQATDDTRTILVIHGFRGDHHGLLRVADRLPEMRIIMPDLPGFGSSAAFAAVEHSVEQYGAFISRFMAALGLGPETVLLGHSFGSIVAAHFVAAHPGTVTPLILINPIAAPALEGPKGIMTKLAVLYYRLAARLPRTLGLALLRSPLIVRVMSEAMAKTGDKDLRRFIHGQHHSYFSAFADRDSLLESFTASVSGHVAEVAAKLTLPVLLVAGEKDEIATLPDQHHLATLLPDGVLKVIPGVGHLIHYETPGPAAGFIRSFLKDHPA, encoded by the coding sequence ATGAAAACAACTGCCCACCGGCCATCCGACGCGCCGTCCTACTTCAGTGCCGGGCTGGCAGCCCGGACCCGGGCCGCCGAGATCGAACTTAACGGCAGCACCGTGGCCTACTGGACCTACGAACCAGTGCAGGCCACCGACGACACCCGCACCATCCTTGTCATCCATGGATTCCGTGGCGACCACCACGGCCTGCTCCGCGTGGCTGACCGGCTGCCGGAAATGCGCATCATCATGCCCGACCTTCCGGGCTTCGGCAGCTCCGCCGCGTTCGCGGCCGTTGAACATTCGGTGGAACAGTACGGCGCGTTCATCAGCAGGTTCATGGCTGCACTGGGGCTGGGACCCGAAACCGTCCTGCTGGGGCATTCCTTTGGCTCAATCGTCGCCGCCCACTTCGTGGCTGCCCATCCCGGGACGGTCACGCCGCTGATCCTCATCAATCCAATCGCCGCGCCGGCCCTGGAAGGCCCCAAGGGCATCATGACCAAGCTCGCCGTGCTCTATTACCGGCTGGCTGCCCGCCTGCCCCGCACACTGGGGCTGGCGCTGCTGCGCAGCCCGCTGATTGTCCGGGTCATGAGCGAGGCCATGGCCAAGACCGGCGACAAGGACCTGCGCCGGTTCATCCATGGCCAGCACCACTCCTACTTCAGCGCATTTGCGGACCGGGACAGCCTGCTTGAGTCATTTACGGCCTCTGTCAGCGGCCACGTCGCTGAAGTCGCAGCGAAGCTCACGCTGCCCGTCCTGCTGGTGGCCGGGGAAAAAGACGAAATTGCCACCCTCCCGGACCAGCACCACCTTGCCACGCTCCTCCCGGACGGGGTCCTCAAAGTCATTCCCGGCGTCGGCCATCTCATTCACTACGAGACGCCGGGACCGGCCGCCGGTTTCATCCGCAGCTTCCTTAAGGACCACCCCGCGTGA